tcctttgtttaaaaaaatatatatattttatttttgcattgttgtttgctgttttcttctgtctttttcttttttctctttagttcattctcttggttgttgcaTTGGGGGGGATCTTGGGGGTGGGGAAGGGAATTCATTATTTTTACTTATTTTCTtctgtgggaggggtctcgaatggttgagggacatttatttagaaagagagggtccagattgtcttgcccggcTGATTTTTACAGGtacaggttttgcagctctttcagaacatctgctatctggatttgggtgaaggagaagctggggaggcttgggcaagtagctgcgcgGGATGTGGAGCTGTTGGcgggggttggggtagccaggaggaaagcatggccagccatagagaaatgcttattgaaattctcgattattgtggatttatcagtggtgacagtgttacctagcctcagtgcagttagcagctgggaggaggtgctattattctccatggactttgtaGTGtgccaaaactttttggagttagcgctacaggatgcaaatttctgtttgaaaaagctagcctttgctttcctgattgactgtgtgtattggttcctttcttccttgaaaagttgcatatcgcggggactattcaatgctagcgcagtccgccacaggatgtttttgtgctggtcgagggcagtcaggtgtgaaccaagggctatatctgttattagttctacattttttgaaaggggcatgcttatttaagatgatgaggaaattacttttaaaagaATGACCAGACATCCTCGACTgacagaatgaggtcaatatccttccaggtcgattagaaaggcctgctcgcagaagtgtttttgggagtgtttgacagtgatgaggggtggtcgtttgaccgcggacccatagcggatacaggcaatgaggcagtgatcgctgagattctgattgaaaacagcggaggtgtatttggagggcaagttgatcaggataatgtctatgtgGGTGCCCATGTTTGCGGATTAAGGGTTGTACCTgatgggttccttgatgatttgtgtgagattgaggacatctagcttagattatagggtggctggggtgttaagcatatctcagtttaggtcacctaacagaacaaactctgaagctagatggggggcgatcaattcacaaatggtgtccaggtcacagctgggagcggagggggggtcgatagcaggcggcaacagtgagagacctatttctggagagattaatttttttaattaaaagcttgaactgtttgggcatagacctggaaagtatggcagaactttgcaggcttcctccccctttggcagttttatcttgatggaaaatgttctagctgggtatggaaatctcagaatttttggtggccttcctaaaccaggattcagacaaggCAAGGACATCGACAACTTTGGGAGgtggcttctgatgttaacatgcatgaaaccaagactttttcggttacagaagtcaacaaatgagagtgcctggggacacacagggcctgggttaacctccacagTAGGATGAGTGTACAGctaaggctatcaaaactggtcgtctagtgcgttggggacagagaataaaaggagcagatttctgggcgtggtgaatagattcagggcataatgtacaaacaggggtatggtggggtgcgggtacagtggaggtaaacccaggcaccGAGttataagagaggttgcatctctgaaCGGGCTAGTTatgctgggtgaggtcaccgcatgtgtgggaggtgggaaaaGGAGGTATCTGAGGGAATGCAAAGTGGGAttaggggctccgcagtaaactaAAACATTTATAACTATCCTAAAAAACAgtgtacaaggcatattgacatttgagagagacataaagtgAGGCATAAAGCAAACACAGGTGTGCATTGGGAGAGCTAGCTCAGTCAACAACAGGtaagacaacagctaatcagctaagacaacaacaacaggtaaaatggcgatgaatgggcagagagagtcggttaactacacacagagcctgagttcgaggctggggccaacagataaacaaaaaataaacaaagtgGAGTACCATTATTagtgaacagtccagcaggcatcagctatgtagccaagtgatcataaggtccagtgaacagcaatagatggaacagggaagccgtGGGGTCGTCGTTACTATGCTACCACGCTGAGACACAGCGTTTAGCagggattacagcctcgagtcttcttgggtatgacgctacaagcttggcacacctgtatttgggtttgagtttctcccattcttctctgcagatcctctcaagctctgtcaggttggatggggagcatcgctgcactgctattttcagatctctctagcgatgtttgatcaggttcaagtccaggctctggctggaccactcaaggaaattcagagacttgtctcgaagccactcctgtgttgtcttggctgtgtgcttagggtcgagGTCCAgcgtgctctggagcaggttttcatcaaggacgtTCCTCTTTGCGTCGATccagtctcccagttcctgccactgaaaaacaccccctcagcatgatgctgccaccaccatgcttcaccataggaatggtaccaggtttcctccagacgtgacgcttggcattcaggccaaagagtagaatcttggtttcatcagaccagaaaatcttgtttctcatggtctgagagtctttagatgccttttgacaaactctaagctggctatcatgtgccttttactgaggagtgccttccatctggccactctaccataaaggcctgattgatggaatgctgcagagatggttgtccttctgaaaggttatcccatctccacagaggaactctagagctctctcagagtgaccatcaggttcctggtcacctccctgacctaagcccttctcccctgattgctcagtttggccgggtggtcagctctaggaatagtcttggtggttccaaatttccatttaggaatgatggaggccactgtgttcttggggaccttcaatgctacagatatgttttggtacacttccccagatctatgcctcgacaaactcctgtctctgagctctacggacaattcattcgacttcatatagacaggtttgtacctttccaaatcatgtccaaacaattgcaTTTTtcacaggttgactccaatcaagttgtagaaacatctcaaagataatcaatagaaacaggatgcacctgaatcTTAtggcaaatggtctgaatactaaGGTATGTTTTTTTGCAAACGTATTCTATTTCTAGACCCTTTATTCGCTttgtcattgtgaggtattgtgtgtacattgctgaggatttaaaaaaacatttttttttaatgaataaagCGGTTGGGGCTGGGTTATTATAAGCAATTGCAGGCGGATGAACAAACAGTTGACCCGTGCACCATTAGACAAGTGCCTGTTTCACTTCCTTTCCCGCCAGAGTTGCCATATAGGTTCCAGAAAATTGGTCTGTATAGGTTGCGCTGTTTTGGGCTCCTTCTAGGTTACACCGCGGCCCCCATGGCAtttcaaaaaaatgtatttcaatatgaTCTGCTGCTGCTGACTATCAGGCAGTTTCTGATTGAGTGAGGAGGGCCGAAGACTTTTAGTACAATCAGAGGTCCGGAGGGGTGTGGTGTTAAGAGAGTGCTGCAGCAGGCAGCTGAAGACAGAAACACGCTTGCACTTCGTGAAAAAGTTTTACCAGTTGTAGGTTTTATTTGATGTATTTatctatgcaagtcagttaagaacaatttcttatttacaataacggcctaccaaaaggcctcctgcggggatgggggctgggattccaaacaaaacacacattacgacaagacagacaccacaacactacataaacaacaacaacgtaaataacatggtagcaacacaacatgacagcagcacaaacattattgggcacagagaACAGCACATAGGGCAACAAGGTTGAGACAACAATAAAGCACGCGAAGGTAAGTTATTTAGATTGACATTATAGAGACACCTATTTCCAAACCTTTTCCCATAAACACAATCAAGACATAACGCTGACATTAATGGAATACAAATGTAAGCGCATTAGATGAATTCGGTCGGAGGTGATTTGCATTCTAATGTCGAATTTACTTATGGAAAATCGTACCAAGCGATGGGTTTATGCATGCTCTGTTCTAGCGCTGCGCAAGTGGACATTTGAAATGGAAGTTATGGAACTCCCTCGCATGCTTCTGTTGTGGAGAAAAGTCCACAATGAAACTGACATTAAATGTGGAGTATGATACATGTGCGTTAAAGCACTCACGTCTGTCgccttgaagtgctttgaaaggcaggtcatggctcacatcaacaccattatccaagaaaccctagacccactccaatttgcatactgccctaacagatccacagatgatgcaatctctattgcacttcacactgcccttttccacctggacaaaaggaacacctatgtgagaatgccattcattgactacagctcagcgttcaacactatagtgccctcaaagctcatcactaagctaaggaccctgggactaaacacgtccctctgcaactggatcctggacttcctgacaggccacccccaggtggtaagggtaggtaccAACACATCGGCAACGCTGATCCtcagaaaaaggaggaccgagcaccaccccattctcatcaacaggcctgtagtggagcaggttgagtgcttcaagttccttggtgtccagatcaccaacaaactaacatggttcaagcacaccaagacagtcatgaagagggcacgacaaaacctattccccctcaggagactgaaaagatttggcatgggccttcAAATCCTCAAATggttccacagctgcaccatcgagagcatcctgactggctgtATCAGTGCCTGGTAAggtaattgctcggcctctgaacgcaaggcactacagagggtcaagcttcctgccatccaggacctctatactaggtgtgtcagaagaaggccctaaaaattgtcaaagactccagccaccttagtcatagactgttctctctgctaacacatggcaagcggtaccggagtgcctaccacatggcaagcggtaccggagtgccaagtctaggtccaagaggcttctaaacagcttctacccccaagccataagactcctgaacatctagtcaaatggctacccagactatttgcattgccccaccTCACCCCTTTTACgctgtcactttaataactctatctacatgtacatattacctcaactaaccggtgcccctgcacattaactctgtacctgtaccccctgtacatagcctctctattgttattttactgccaCTCTTTAGTCATTTgtaacttttatttcttattcttacttTTTGTAGGTATTTCTTTTgttattgcattgttggttaagggcttgtaagtaagcatttcactgtaaggtctacctacacctgttgtgttctgcgcatgtgacaaaattgGATTTGGATATGTTGGCCAACAAGTAGCCTAGCCTATTAATTTATATGCTAATGTAGCCTTATCCTAGCATTTGCCACAATATATATGTTGAAATTGTGTTATCTCTGGAGTCATTGCAAATCAATTTGTGCAAACTATTAATGGCTGTGTTTGTTTAGTTAATAGAATTGTAAGTTATCATTCGTGATCATAGTCACAGCTCTATCGCAATTGCCAGCTTGttgttagaatgcattagattgacggtaaaacaaaacaaatgttttttttttcaagaaTATTCAGTTCATATCCATATTATTAATATACGTTCGGTGATTGAAATTCCAGCAACAAAAGCAATGTTACCTGTAAATCTGATGTAGTTATGTACATGCCAAAATTGATTTATTTATAATAACAGCGTTCAAACGAGTAAATTTCACATCAATACATGTCGAATTCTATTTTGTCTTGCAACATATTCAAATGAATGTATTATGTCACGCTAACTCGCAATATTATTTTGATGGAAAACTGAATTTTGATCATTTCGTCGTTACAAGTTAAGTAGATCTTAATTCGCTGTATTATGTTATGGAAAAGAGAGTTTATTAGGTTTAATGTGTCAAACTCCCCTATTACTACGATAAAGGGGCTAGTTTTCAGGGCTTGTTGGTGGGTTTTGTATGGACAATACGCACTTTTTTTGTTAACCAAACCTGGCAACCTTGTTTCCCGCTATTTTTATCTTCCGGATTTAAGCAAGGCTCATGGCAGCAGATAGCACGATGTGTAATGGCCAAGAAACGGCCTCCGTGAACGGAGAGCCATCTTTCAAGCGACATCGGGAGAGTGGACAGGTCGAGTCCCTGCGGATTCCGAAGGAACCTCGGAATAAAGTAACCGTGGTCCTCGGTGCGCAATGGGGAGACGAGGGAAAGGGGAAAGTGGTTGACCTGCTAGCACTGGACGCGGATTTAGTCTGCAGGTGTCAGGTACGTAGCTACTCTAACTAGCTAGCAAACAAGGCATTTTGAACTTGACAAAAGTACGCCAGTCGTTCTGCTGCGTTGGCTGGGCAAAACCAATTCTAGTTAGTGTATATAATATTTAGGAAATGTGCTTACTTGATAACTTTAGCTATTTAGCAACTTATCATGCGAACGTTAGCATTGCTAGCTAAACATGTTATCTGGTGGTAGTGGGTAACAACCCATTTGTTGTTGTGGGTTATCTAGCTACAGTAACGAGTCGGTATAGTTTGGGACGTTTCAACCCGAATCTGTTCCAAACACTTCGTAAATAATAAGGTTGCCAACAAACAACGCATACAAAGTTGTATAGTGGGCAGAATAAGATACCGGGTAGGGAGTGGGTACATTTGTTACATTTTTCAATCACCACGTTTTATTCGGAAAAATGTATCACTCTAGTAGCCTATGGACAAGCTTTAAGTATAAGCTATGTGGTGAATTGATGCCTATTCGGCAGCTATTTAGCTAGGTGAATTGATCATCCTACTTTGTACGTGCTGTGCTGTTGGCATCCGTGTTAAGTTTTGGACAGATTCCTGTTGGAAAGTTCCACAAATGATGCCCACCCTACAGTAACAATTGCAGTTCGCTAAATTTCTTTTGTCGGCTTCCCTGGTAAAATACTGCATACATTGGTTTCATTCGACTAGTTCTGACTGGTGAGTAGTAAACCGTTATCTCCTGTTAACTACACAAACGTGTCCGTATTTTGTACTAAACTGTAGTTTTATAGCTGTTGAAACAAAGCTTTTCCAGTCATTTGTCTGTGCTCTGATGTagttgtaaaaaaacaaaaacgtgAATACACTTATCACCGGTGGAGGTGAAACAAATTCATGCTCTCTGTACTTTCAATGCCTTTTTCCTGAAGGTTGGTAAACAATGGTGCAAAACAGATGTTGCCAGTTAACTGATACTTACATGTTCGTTCACTGTGGGCTGTACTCAATTTCTGCTCCTTCTTGTTGTTCATGTAAATATTGTCTCTTTCAGGGAGGCAACAACGCAGGCCACACAGTGGTGGTGGACTCTGTGGAGTACGACTTCCACTTACTGCCCAGTGGAGTGCTCAACAAGAAGGCTGTCTCATTTATTGGTGAGTTGACCCTCTTACACTTCAGCCTCCACAATGTTTTCATTGGTTTGGTTTCCTATTCAAACCATCTGTAACTGAACTGCTCTTCCACAGGGAACGGGGTTGTGATACACCTGCCTGGCCTATTCGAGGAGGCTGAAAAGAACCTGCAGAAAGGCAACGGTGAGTATTGGCAATTGAAGAGGCCTGCAGGAAAGATGATGGTGATAAAAAGGATGAAGGAAGTGGATTCCACTGATAACACTTGACCTGCTATTTGTATTTGTCATTGTCCAGGACTGCAAGGATGGGAGACACGGTTAAAGATATCTGACCGTGCACACATTGGTAAGACATGACTGTTTGATTTACAAGTCTTTGGTTTAGTGTCTTGCAATTCTATTAATTTATgattattttttttgtgtgtatctGCTTTTAGTGTTCAACTTCCACCAAGCTGTTGATGGGATCCAGGAACAACAGAGACAGCTACAGGCGGGAAACAAGTGCGTGGGTTTTATTGTATGAGGAAGTGATGGTGACTGTGTTCATAAAGCGTCTCCGATTTGGAGTGCTTATCTGAGACTCTTTGAAGACGACGCCCTGTTCTTCATTTTACAATGTGGTGAAAGTGGTtgtagcaacaacaacaaaatattgaAGTCATTGTAGCCTTTTAGGGCTACTGCATTGGCAGTGTTCATTAATGCTGTGGCATTCCTGAATGTCCATTCTTCTGATTTTGATTGATTGTTTTCCAGTTTGGGAACCACCAAAAAGGGCATTGGACCTGCCTATTCTTCCAAAGCTGCTCGCAATGGACTGCGAGTCTGTGACCTTGTGTCTGATTTCACTGTCTTTGCGGAGAAGTTAGTACCAAAATTATTGTTTGTAAGAATGCATGTAAGTTACCTGAAATAAACTTTTGAACCTTAATGATTTTTAATGATCACTAAAAAAGTTGATGTTGATTGGTAGCTGATGGCATTTCTTCGTCCACAGGTTCCGTGTGTTGGCAGGGCAATTCCTGACTATGTACCCCGACCTAAATGTTGACATTGACAATGAGCTGCAACAACTGAAGGTGAAAAGAACACTGCTTTAATGTCCCAATATACACTAcgattcaaaggtttggggtcacttagaaatgaccttgtttttttaaagaaaagcaaaaaagttgtccatttaaaataacatcaaattgattagaaatacagggtagacattgttaatgttgtaaatgactattgtaactggaaacggctgatttttatggaatatctacataggcccattatcagcaaccatcactcctgtgatccaatggcacgttgtt
This region of Oncorhynchus masou masou isolate Uvic2021 chromosome 8, UVic_Omas_1.1, whole genome shotgun sequence genomic DNA includes:
- the LOC135544295 gene encoding adenylosuccinate synthetase isozyme 2-like codes for the protein MAADSTMCNGQETASVNGEPSFKRHRESGQVESLRIPKEPRNKVTVVLGAQWGDEGKGKVVDLLALDADLVCRCQGGNNAGHTVVVDSVEYDFHLLPSGVLNKKAVSFIGNGVVIHLPGLFEEAEKNLQKGNGLQGWETRLKISDRAHIVFNFHQAVDGIQEQQRQLQAGNNLGTTKKGIGPAYSSKAARNGLRVCDLVSDFTVFAEKFRVLAGQFLTMYPDLNVDIDNELQQLKVYAERLRPLVTDGVYFMHKALTGPSKKILVEGANAALLDIDFGTYPFVTSSNCTAGGVCTGLGVPPSYVGRVYGVVKAYTTRVGVGAFPTEQDNEIGNLLQSRGREFGVTTGRRRRCGWLDLILVRYAHMVNGFTAIALTKLDVLDTLPEIKVGVSYTVDDESLPSFPANMDMLMRVSVKYETLPGWCCSTEDVRCFEELPPQAQSYIHFIEDFLQVPVKWVGVGKSRESMIKLF